CAAAAGTAGACATTGTCCCGAAATATCAAAAACGGATATTAAAAGATATTAAATTAAAACGGAAGCTCAAGGTGGTTATAGACGCAGGTAATGGGGTTGGTGGCGTAGTTGCAGTTCCTTTGTTCAGGGAATTGGGTTGTGAGGTAATACCTCTTTATTGTGAAGTGGATGGAAATTTTCCGAACCATCATCCGGACCCCACCAAAGAATCTAATTTGAAGGAATTAATTAAAACGGTAAAGAAATATAAAGCGGATGTTGGTATTGCGTTTGATGGAGATGTAGACCGTTTAGGTGGATGTGATGAAAAAGGGAGAATGTTATGGGGTGACCAATTATTGGTGTTGTTTGCAAGGGATATCTTGAAAGACAAACCCGGGGCAACAATTCTGGGTGAGGTGAAATGCTCACGGAGTATGTATGAAGAGATAAAAAAAGCAGGTGGAAATGCCGTAATGTGGCGGACAGGTCATTCGCACATTAAGTCTGCAATGATAAAGTTAAAGGCACAAGTAGCGGGTGAAATGAGTGGACATATATTTTTCAAGCATCGTTGGTATGGTTTTGATGACGCTATATATTCGGCAAGTAGACTGCTGGAACTAATTGCCAACGGTGGAAAACCGTTAAGTGCATTGCTGGATACCATTCCGAAAAGGCATTCGACCCCGGAATTGGAAATTCCCTGCCCTGATGATAAGAAATTTGATGTAGTTGCAAAGGCAACGAAACATTTTCAAGAAAAAGGGTATGAAGTGATAACTATTGATGGGGCACGAATTGAATTTCCAGATGGCTGGGGACTACTTCGTGCATCTAACACATCACCCAAGTTAGTTATGCGAGTGGAAGCAGATACAAAGAAGCAGATGGATAAAATCCGCCAATTGATTGAAGATACTCTTCATCAAATTATGACATAACTTCCCGAAATAAAGAGAAATCTATATCGCTGTGGTAATAGATACATGCTTATACTCGAGGGTAAATCCTTAGGTAGGCTAAAACGGGAATTCGGAAAGGTCCTGAATGCGGGTTTGCTGGATAAATTCGCAACAACGCTTTTTGATTTCTTCACCCGTAAGAGATAATAAACGGCGGGGTCCGAAAGACTCACATGTAAAGGAGGCAATGACTGTCCCAATTACTGTTGCTTGCCGTAATACTTCGGGTTCAACACTGTTTCTATATGCGAGATACCCCATAAAACCACCTGCAAAACTATCCCCAGCACCTGTAGGGTCTACAACATTTTCCAATAAGTATGCAGGTAACATGAAAGTTTCTTCATCTTCAAAGAATAAAAGGCAGCCATGTTCCCCTTTTTTGATAATAAGGACATCCGGACCTAAAGCGAGGATTTCTCTGCTGGCTTTTTTTAAGTTTTCTTCACCGGATAATTGTCTTGCTTCCGAGTCATTAATGAAAAGAATATCAACACGGCTTAGAACTTCC
The sequence above is drawn from the Candidatus Hydrogenedens sp. genome and encodes:
- a CDS encoding phosphomannomutase/phosphoglucomutase, translated to MNVNPNIFREYDLRGIAGKDLTEDIMELLGKAYVAYMKSKRAIHKNLVVVGRDGRVSSKSFSRALIDGITEAGMNVIDIGEVPTPLTYFAMNTLEVDGGLMITASHNPGEYNGLKIGVGKTTIYGEQIQEFRKYVEAGNYPVRKKEVSITKVDIVPKYQKRILKDIKLKRKLKVVIDAGNGVGGVVAVPLFRELGCEVIPLYCEVDGNFPNHHPDPTKESNLKELIKTVKKYKADVGIAFDGDVDRLGGCDEKGRMLWGDQLLVLFARDILKDKPGATILGEVKCSRSMYEEIKKAGGNAVMWRTGHSHIKSAMIKLKAQVAGEMSGHIFFKHRWYGFDDAIYSASRLLELIANGGKPLSALLDTIPKRHSTPELEIPCPDDKKFDVVAKATKHFQEKGYEVITIDGARIEFPDGWGLLRASNTSPKLVMRVEADTKKQMDKIRQLIEDTLHQIMT